The sequence TTATTAAAAGTCTTACGCGACTTTATGTTAACTCGTTTGGGTGGTCATCTCTGTTTATCTATCAGACGCGATTTTTTACAAGAAATTCTTAGCTATCGTTATGCTTTTTTCCTTAGTCGTGCATCTGCAGAATTTGTCAAACGTGCTATAATTGATACGCGTCTTATTGCTGAAGGTCTAACTAAAACACTAATGGGGGTAATGAACGCTACCCAGCTAATATGCTGGTATGTTTTTTTTCTAATAATATTTCCTCCAGCTGTAGTTATATATTTTATTATCGCTACGCTGTTTATTACTTGGGTATTCTTATGGCGTCGACAATTCTCTATAGTTTGTTTTAGTATTGGTAAATCGATTGAATCATTATGGCTAATTATATATCGTGTCTTTTCTGGGATTGTAGCTATTAAGCTCGACCTGCTAAAAAATAAATCTTTGTCGTTTGGGTAGCCGACAAAATATTTTATATTATTATTTTTAGATATCTCTATATTTTCACCATTAAAAAAGAGATTAATACCACTAGATTGATTTTCTGATTGATACAACTTGGTTGAATACAGGTAAACCACAAGTGATCTATATAGCCATGATTTGGGTAAACTGGTCGCTGGAATGCAAAAATTTTCTTGTTTGCTAATAACAAATCGATATTTATTGCCCGCTTTTTCAAGCTGATGTGCATCTGAATATAGCTTATAC comes from Deltaproteobacteria bacterium and encodes:
- a CDS encoding ABC transporter ATP-binding protein — protein: MKKFSYYLLKQKIWILALFIVSMLMAIALAAAAYIWKIIYDEIFIKNDSSRVKYIAILLSGLISVSYLLKVLRDFMLTRLGGHLCLSIRRDFLQEILSYRYAFFLSRASAEFVKRAIIDTRLIAEGLTKTLMGVMNATQLICWYVFFLIIFPPAVVIYFIIATLFITWVFLWRRQFSIVCFSIGKSIESLWLIIYRVFSGIVAIKLDLLKNKSLSFG